Proteins found in one Campylobacter canadensis genomic segment:
- a CDS encoding histidine triad nucleotide-binding protein: MSNLNVFEKIVAGILPSNKVLENEEFLAFHDINPKAPVHILIIPKKRFTNFQEVDAQTMAKMTTFIQEVAVKLGLDKSGYKLLTNNGADAGQEVFHLHFHMLGGLKLFIPKVDENNEGLF, translated from the coding sequence ATGAGTAATTTAAATGTTTTTGAAAAAATTGTTGCTGGTATTTTACCATCAAATAAGGTTTTAGAAAATGAAGAATTTTTAGCTTTTCACGATATTAATCCAAAAGCTCCTGTTCATATTTTAATAATCCCTAAAAAAAGATTTACTAATTTTCAAGAAGTTGATGCGCAAACAATGGCAAAGATGACAACTTTTATTCAAGAAGTTGCGGTAAAACTTGGCTTAGATAAAAGCGGTTATAAGCTACTTACAAATAATGGTGCTGATGCTGGACAAGAAGTATTTCATTTACATTTTCATATGCTTGGTGGCTTAAAGCTTTTTATACCGAAGGTTGATGAAAACAATGAAGGATTATTTTAA
- a CDS encoding DMT family transporter produces MSWIFLLIAGIFEIVGVFIMKKYTQSNNIKYLLLLMLCFACSFAMLSLSMKEIAMSIAYAIWTGIGAGGGVLVAIIFFKESKNFLKLFFIFIILFSSIALKLLI; encoded by the coding sequence ATGTCTTGGATTTTTTTACTTATCGCAGGTATATTTGAAATTGTTGGTGTATTTATTATGAAAAAATATACACAAAGTAATAACATAAAGTATTTGTTGTTACTTATGCTTTGTTTTGCTTGTTCGTTTGCTATGCTTAGCCTTAGTATGAAAGAAATTGCTATGAGCATTGCTTATGCAATTTGGACAGGTATTGGTGCTGGAGGCGGAGTTTTAGTCGCAATTATATTCTTTAAAGAAAGCAAAAACTTTTTAAAACTCTTTTTTATTTTTATAATTTTATTTTCAAGTATTGCTTTAAAATTACTTATTTAG
- a CDS encoding c-type cytochrome, with amino-acid sequence MKKFLFLSFVVISYLNAKNISEYKIGDELSDKEGVLYFKELSKRAKQEWPKKVLSIDDIPNTEEGELIRYGIELLTNTEKLLGPYSKLKMTSNEVNCISCHMDNDANGLPGTKKYVIPFLNVINNYPKLDIETMKIISLEDRIRGMSGSDAKRFPDDSKQMKAIIAYFKWLKESYGIKDGVGLEGDFFAKMNFANRPADPVRGKELFKEYCVVCHQEDGRGVKNDNYEQGEGHLYPSLLIYPDGGHMSMIPFLARFLKSSMPFGASADNPILSDDEALDIAAYVNTGFLRLPILTTENRAGLDTAYSKSPSLKPEYFASPQQILDPQEYIKVKYGPWKNPNYFAGE; translated from the coding sequence ATGAAAAAGTTTTTATTTTTGTCTTTTGTTGTAATATCATATCTTAATGCTAAAAATATTAGCGAATATAAAATTGGTGATGAGTTAAGCGATAAAGAGGGCGTTTTATATTTTAAAGAGTTATCTAAAAGAGCTAAACAAGAATGGCCTAAGAAGGTGCTAAGTATTGATGATATTCCTAACACAGAAGAAGGAGAATTAATACGCTATGGCATAGAACTTTTAACTAATACAGAAAAACTTTTAGGACCATATAGTAAATTAAAAATGACAAGCAATGAAGTAAATTGTATATCTTGCCATATGGACAATGATGCTAATGGCTTGCCAGGTACAAAAAAGTATGTTATTCCATTTTTAAATGTTATAAATAATTATCCAAAACTTGATATTGAAACTATGAAAATTATATCTTTAGAAGATAGAATTCGTGGAATGAGTGGTAGTGATGCAAAAAGATTTCCTGATGATTCTAAACAAATGAAAGCAATTATTGCTTATTTTAAATGGTTAAAAGAAAGTTATGGAATTAAAGATGGAGTAGGGCTTGAGGGAGATTTTTTTGCTAAGATGAATTTTGCTAATCGCCCTGCAGACCCTGTGCGTGGTAAAGAACTTTTTAAGGAATATTGTGTTGTTTGCCATCAAGAAGATGGGCGTGGGGTAAAAAATGATAATTATGAGCAAGGAGAAGGGCATTTATATCCATCTTTACTTATTTATCCTGATGGTGGTCATATGTCTATGATACCTTTTTTAGCAAGATTTTTAAAATCATCTATGCCTTTTGGCGCAAGTGCTGATAATCCTATATTAAGTGATGATGAAGCACTTGATATAGCAGCTTATGTAAATACAGGATTTTTAAGGCTACCTATATTAACAACCGAAAATCGTGCAGGGCTTGATACAGCGTACAGTAAATCGCCATCGTTAAAACCTGAATATTTTGCATCGCCACAACAAATTCTTGACCCGCAAGAATATATAAAAGTAAAGTATGGCCCTTGGAAAAATCCTAATTATTTTGCAGGTGAATAA
- a CDS encoding urease accessory protein UreD, whose protein sequence is MSVLHIKLQNAHLVKHYQKGMQRLLELPIKFGEDCSQNKHNEFFAYLSTLGGGLVGGDNYFQCFEVENTKATLQSQSNQKIYKGASTLNTEIKVDDNSVLVFHNDANIFYKNSDFKSKACVFAQENSKLFYLDGGYLGYANGDFKASMLFRLYINNKLALNDVFSYEDKTNLLSLYSYEYFYTIIIRANIQIESLHNDEIIMHTSTINDNQIVRILAKDNDIALKHINEIKLKFLQGVDMNVVITR, encoded by the coding sequence ATGAGCGTTTTACACATAAAACTACAAAATGCTCATTTAGTTAAGCACTACCAAAAAGGTATGCAAAGATTACTTGAATTACCTATTAAGTTTGGTGAAGACTGTTCGCAAAATAAGCATAATGAGTTTTTTGCGTATTTAAGCACTTTAGGCGGTGGTTTGGTTGGTGGAGATAATTATTTTCAATGTTTTGAAGTTGAAAATACAAAGGCTACTTTACAATCTCAGTCAAATCAAAAAATATACAAAGGAGCTTCTACTTTAAATACAGAAATTAAAGTAGATGATAATTCTGTTTTAGTTTTTCATAATGATGCAAATATTTTTTATAAAAATTCTGATTTTAAAAGTAAAGCTTGTGTTTTTGCACAAGAAAATTCTAAATTATTTTATTTAGATGGTGGGTATTTAGGTTATGCAAATGGAGATTTTAAAGCAAGTATGCTTTTTAGACTTTATATAAATAACAAACTAGCATTAAATGATGTTTTTTCATACGAAGATAAAACAAACCTACTTTCACTTTACTCTTATGAATATTTTTACACCATCATAATAAGAGCAAATATACAAATAGAATCTTTACATAATGATGAGATTATTATGCATACAAGTACAATAAACGATAATCAAATCGTGCGTATATTAGCTAAAGATAATGATATTGCATTAAAACATATAAATGAAATAAAACTTAAATTCTTACAAGGAGTTGATATGAATGTCGTCATTACTAGATAA
- a CDS encoding DMT family transporter, producing the protein MNNNDLRGNATAMTYVIFLVGILFLSFTAPWQKLSNFDPATGAFMRCLIGTVCLIPFAIMEAKKIGKLTKKGVMLSILAGLVLGIDFTAWNYSIYFVGSGIASILLNIQVIMLPALAFITDRERIPFSYYFIAPIMLAGVILAGGALENGIVDPNGPQTVFGFGIMAVGTVCGLTSGFCYGIYLFASRRAGRIGNGQVVQPILISSAAQLVAPTIWAFLITGNGFIFDQGVMVDTALGIKAMHLDQGSMEALTSVFANVAVGDAITATNWMWMIVLGTAGQAAAWTFAQHGSVKLNPTLGAGLLILSPIATVALIGPLMFGESSSLLQKVGVIIALLAVAYQNGLVTALLNKLKGK; encoded by the coding sequence ATGAACAACAATGACTTAAGAGGTAACGCTACGGCAATGACCTATGTCATATTCTTAGTGGGAATTTTATTCCTATCATTTACTGCACCTTGGCAAAAGTTATCTAACTTTGACCCTGCTACTGGTGCGTTTATGCGTTGTTTAATTGGAACAGTTTGCCTTATTCCATTTGCAATTATGGAAGCTAAGAAAATTGGCAAATTAACCAAAAAAGGTGTTATGCTATCTATTTTAGCTGGACTTGTTTTAGGTATCGACTTTACTGCGTGGAACTACTCAATTTATTTTGTTGGTTCAGGTATTGCTTCAATTTTATTAAATATTCAAGTAATTATGTTACCTGCACTAGCTTTCATTACAGATAGAGAAAGAATTCCATTTAGTTACTATTTTATTGCACCTATTATGTTAGCTGGTGTTATCTTAGCTGGTGGTGCTTTAGAAAATGGTATTGTTGATCCAAATGGTCCTCAAACAGTATTTGGTTTTGGAATTATGGCAGTTGGAACAGTTTGTGGTCTTACTTCAGGTTTTTGCTATGGTATATATTTATTCGCAAGTAGAAGAGCGGGTAGAATTGGTAATGGACAAGTGGTTCAACCGATTTTAATATCAAGTGCTGCACAATTAGTTGCTCCTACAATTTGGGCTTTCTTAATCACAGGAAATGGCTTTATATTTGACCAAGGTGTTATGGTTGATACTGCTTTAGGAATTAAAGCAATGCACTTAGACCAAGGTTCTATGGAAGCTCTAACAAGCGTATTTGCTAATGTTGCTGTTGGTGATGCTATTACTGCAACAAACTGGATGTGGATGATTGTTTTAGGTACAGCTGGACAAGCTGCTGCTTGGACATTTGCACAACACGGTTCAGTAAAATTAAACCCAACTTTAGGTGCTGGTTTATTAATCTTAAGCCCAATTGCAACTGTTGCACTTATTGGACCACTTATGTTTGGCGAAAGTTCATCTTTACTACAAAAAGTAGGGGTTATTATTGCTTTATTAGCTGTTGCTTACCAAAACGGACTTGTAACTGCTTTATTAAACAAACTAAAAGGTAAATAA
- a CDS encoding AtpZ/AtpI family protein produces the protein MNNKKDKDLNIFVLFLKESSLGISIVVAILLGIGLGMLLAKIHKALFIVGVFFGLCAAGLNIYRAYKDITKD, from the coding sequence GTGAATAATAAAAAAGATAAAGATTTAAATATTTTTGTGCTTTTTCTTAAAGAATCTAGCTTAGGAATTAGTATTGTAGTTGCTATTTTATTAGGAATAGGGCTAGGAATGCTTTTAGCAAAAATTCACAAAGCATTATTTATTGTAGGAGTATTTTTTGGGCTTTGTGCTGCAGGGCTTAATATTTATAGAGCTTATAAAGATATTACGAAGGATTAA
- a CDS encoding urease subunit gamma, which yields MTLTKKEQEKLLLSYAAVVARKRLERGVKLNCPEAIAIISDYVLEGAREGKSVSDLMNEGKNVIRKDQVMEGVADVVNEVQVEATFKDGTKLVTIHNPIN from the coding sequence ATGACTTTAACAAAAAAAGAACAAGAAAAACTCTTGTTAAGCTATGCAGCAGTTGTAGCACGCAAACGTTTAGAGCGTGGAGTAAAATTAAATTGTCCTGAAGCAATCGCAATTATTAGTGATTATGTTTTAGAAGGTGCTAGAGAAGGTAAAAGCGTAAGCGATTTAATGAACGAAGGTAAAAATGTTATACGCAAAGACCAAGTAATGGAAGGTGTTGCTGATGTAGTTAATGAAGTTCAAGTAGAAGCAACATTTAAAGATGGAACAAAACTAGTTACCATCCATAATCCAATAAATTAA
- the hemL gene encoding glutamate-1-semialdehyde 2,1-aminomutase: MTNKQAFKEAQELIAGGVNSPVRAFKSVGSEPIFIQKAKDAYVYDIEGKKYLDFVQSYGPCIFGHADNDITNAIYEAAKNGTSYGAPTLLESELASMIIDIYPIEQIRFVNSGTEATMSAIRLARAFSKRDGLIKFDGCYHGHADMLLVNAGSGLATFNTPSSSGVSKNAVKDTYTAVYNDINSVKEQINLARKNNSDIGVIIIEPIAGNMGFIPAKKEFLQDLRKLCDEEKIVLIFDEVMSGFRAAYGGACEIYDIKPDMICFGKVIGGGLPVGAYAASKEIMQLLSPIGSVYQAGTLSGNPLAMSAGIATFKKLKKQDYKTLAAVAKELCDFMNEYAKENNISLCAKNIGSMFGFFFLDEYPNNYDEAKKSDTNKFARFHKKMLENGINLAPSTYETAFVCLSMKEEQIKEFKEAFKKAICE, from the coding sequence ATGACGAATAAACAAGCATTCAAAGAAGCACAAGAACTAATAGCAGGTGGGGTTAATTCTCCTGTGAGAGCTTTTAAAAGCGTTGGCAGTGAGCCGATTTTTATACAAAAAGCAAAAGATGCTTATGTGTATGATATCGAGGGTAAAAAATATTTAGACTTTGTTCAAAGCTATGGCCCTTGTATTTTTGGTCATGCTGATAATGATATTACAAATGCAATTTATGAAGCAGCAAAAAATGGTACAAGTTATGGTGCGCCAACTCTTTTAGAAAGTGAGTTAGCAAGTATGATAATTGATATTTATCCAATAGAGCAAATTCGTTTTGTAAATAGTGGCACTGAAGCAACTATGAGTGCTATTAGACTTGCTCGTGCATTTAGCAAGCGTGATGGACTTATTAAATTTGATGGTTGCTATCACGGACACGCTGATATGCTGCTTGTAAATGCTGGTAGCGGTTTAGCTACTTTTAATACACCTAGCTCAAGCGGTGTTAGTAAAAATGCGGTAAAAGATACTTACACAGCAGTTTATAACGATATAAATAGTGTAAAAGAGCAAATTAATTTAGCAAGAAAAAATAACAGCGATATAGGTGTAATCATCATTGAACCAATTGCAGGAAATATGGGTTTTATTCCTGCTAAAAAAGAATTTTTACAGGATTTAAGAAAATTATGTGATGAAGAAAAAATTGTCTTAATTTTTGATGAGGTTATGAGTGGTTTTAGGGCTGCTTATGGTGGAGCTTGCGAAATTTATGATATTAAACCTGATATGATTTGTTTTGGAAAGGTTATTGGTGGTGGCTTACCTGTTGGTGCTTATGCTGCTAGCAAAGAAATTATGCAGTTATTAAGTCCAATAGGCAGCGTATATCAAGCTGGTACTTTAAGTGGAAATCCTTTGGCAATGTCAGCTGGTATTGCTACTTTTAAAAAGTTAAAAAAGCAAGATTATAAAACACTAGCTGCAGTGGCTAAAGAATTATGTGATTTTATGAATGAATATGCTAAAGAAAATAATATTAGCCTATGCGCTAAAAATATTGGCTCAATGTTTGGCTTTTTCTTTTTAGATGAATATCCAAATAATTATGACGAGGCTAAAAAAAGTGATACAAATAAATTTGCAAGATTTCATAAAAAAATGCTTGAAAATGGAATTAATTTAGCACCTTCAACCTACGAAACAGCCTTTGTTTGCCTTAGTATGAAAGAAGAACAAATTAAGGAATTTAAAGAAGCATTTAAAAAGGCTATTTGTGAATAA
- the ureG gene encoding urease accessory protein UreG, whose translation MKKPVRIGVGGPVGAGKTLLIERLVRAMSSKYEIGVVTNDIYTKEDALFLAKNSVLATERIIGVETGGCPHTAIREDASMNEAALNELEKKFNLDLLFLESGGDNLAATFSPDLVDFSIYVIDVAQGEKIPRKAGAGMIKSDLFVINKTDLAPYVGANLSVMESDTKQFRKDKEFFFTNLKKDEGLDKVIEWIEKNCLLKGL comes from the coding sequence ATGAAAAAACCAGTAAGAATAGGCGTTGGCGGTCCTGTTGGAGCAGGAAAAACTCTTTTAATTGAAAGATTGGTTCGTGCTATGAGTTCTAAATATGAAATAGGCGTAGTTACAAACGATATTTATACAAAAGAAGATGCTTTGTTTTTAGCTAAAAATAGCGTTTTAGCAACCGAGCGTATTATAGGAGTTGAAACAGGCGGATGTCCACACACAGCAATTAGAGAAGATGCTTCAATGAATGAAGCTGCGTTAAATGAATTAGAAAAAAAATTTAATCTTGATTTATTATTTTTAGAAAGTGGCGGAGATAACCTAGCTGCAACATTTAGCCCTGATTTAGTTGATTTTAGTATTTATGTAATTGATGTTGCACAAGGTGAAAAAATTCCTCGTAAAGCAGGTGCTGGTATGATTAAATCTGATTTATTTGTTATTAATAAAACGGACTTAGCGCCTTATGTTGGGGCAAATCTTAGTGTAATGGAAAGCGATACTAAGCAATTTAGAAAAGATAAAGAATTTTTCTTTACAAATCTTAAAAAAGATGAAGGTTTAGATAAAGTAATTGAGTGGATAGAAAAAAACTGCTTACTTAAGGGCTTGTAA
- a CDS encoding dethiobiotin synthase produces MQIYVSGIHTDVGKTHFSAAFCANFNYDYFKLIQAGSPTDSELIAKFSPKTKIFKEGIFLQTPASPHLGKIKEKLDYKALDIILPKSKNLLIELAGGLFSPMDENYTMIDFMALNKRASILVAKYYLGSINHILLSIEALKQRNINILALVMMGKKDILQDDFIKNYAKIPIINLDFFDENSILNEDFKEQMQRIL; encoded by the coding sequence ATGCAAATTTATGTAAGTGGAATACATACTGATGTAGGAAAAACACATTTTAGTGCAGCTTTTTGTGCGAATTTTAACTATGATTATTTTAAACTCATTCAAGCAGGAAGTCCAACAGATAGCGAGTTGATTGCAAAATTTAGCCCAAAAACAAAGATTTTTAAAGAAGGTATTTTTTTACAAACCCCAGCTTCTCCTCATCTTGGAAAAATCAAAGAAAAACTTGATTATAAAGCCTTAGATATTATTTTACCAAAAAGCAAGAACCTGCTTATTGAGCTTGCGGGTGGGCTTTTTTCTCCTATGGATGAAAATTACACTATGATTGATTTTATGGCTTTAAATAAAAGAGCAAGTATTTTAGTAGCAAAATACTATCTTGGAAGTATTAATCATATTTTACTTAGCATTGAAGCTTTAAAGCAAAGAAATATCAATATTTTAGCCCTTGTGATGATGGGTAAAAAAGATATCTTACAAGATGATTTTATAAAAAATTATGCAAAAATTCCTATAATTAATCTTGATTTTTTTGATGAAAATAGCATTTTAAATGAAGATTTTAAAGAGCAAATGCAAAGAATTTTGTAA
- a CDS encoding phenylalanine--tRNA ligase subunit alpha encodes MEDLLKSIELCKNTDELEKLKVFVFGKKGAITAEFAKLKDLEGDEKKEKAKILNEFKEKFNLEFDAKFAELKEKEIKEAELKDAFNFTYFDLNATKGAFHPIMSTMDKIIDYFTRMNFSLEEGPIIEDDFHNFEALNLPKFHPARDMQDTFYFANSLLLRTQTSPVQIRTMQNTKPPIRMIAPGAVFRRDFDMTHTPMFHQIEMLVVEPNNNVSFANLKSILEEFLKYMFGDVKVRFRPSFFPFTEPSAEVDISCVFCNCKGCRVCKNTGYIEVMGCGMVHPAVFNNVGYKNCSGYAFGLGVERFAMLIHKIPDLRSLFEGDKRLLEQFK; translated from the coding sequence TTGGAAGATTTATTAAAAAGTATAGAGTTATGTAAAAATACAGATGAGCTTGAAAAGCTAAAAGTATTTGTATTTGGAAAAAAAGGTGCAATTACTGCAGAATTTGCTAAATTAAAAGATTTAGAAGGTGATGAAAAAAAAGAAAAAGCTAAAATTTTAAATGAATTTAAAGAAAAATTCAATTTAGAATTTGATGCAAAATTTGCAGAGCTTAAAGAAAAAGAAATCAAAGAAGCGGAATTAAAAGACGCTTTTAATTTTACTTATTTTGATTTAAACGCTACTAAGGGTGCTTTTCATCCTATTATGAGTACTATGGATAAGATAATTGATTATTTTACAAGAATGAATTTTAGTCTTGAAGAAGGTCCTATTATTGAAGATGATTTTCATAATTTTGAAGCTTTAAATCTTCCAAAATTTCACCCAGCTAGAGATATGCAAGATACTTTTTATTTTGCAAATTCATTATTGCTTAGAACTCAAACTAGTCCAGTTCAAATAAGAACAATGCAAAATACAAAGCCACCTATTAGAATGATAGCGCCTGGTGCTGTTTTTAGAAGAGATTTTGATATGACGCACACACCAATGTTTCATCAAATTGAAATGCTTGTTGTAGAGCCAAATAATAATGTATCTTTTGCTAATTTAAAATCAATTTTAGAAGAATTTTTAAAATATATGTTTGGTGATGTTAAAGTACGCTTTCGTCCTAGTTTTTTTCCTTTTACAGAACCTAGTGCTGAGGTAGATATTTCTTGTGTGTTTTGTAATTGCAAAGGTTGTAGAGTTTGTAAAAATACAGGTTATATTGAAGTTATGGGCTGTGGTATGGTGCATCCTGCTGTATTTAATAATGTTGGTTATAAAAATTGCAGTGGTTATGCTTTTGGACTTGGGGTTGAAAGATTTGCAATGTTAATACATAAAATACCTGATTTAAGGTCTTTATTTGAAGGCGATAAAAGATTATTGGAGCAGTTTAAATGA
- the lepB gene encoding signal peptidase I, with translation MTKFQKFIKFYNSWTGTIIFVLLFMAFIAQAFTIPSGSMMRTLLIGDHLFVKKFSYGIPIPHIPFLEIPLLPDFNKNGHLISSDGPKRGDIVVFRFPYNNKIHFVKRCVALGDDEIIFNDKTLYVRMKEGDEYMKNNYAKEDLVMLNNRLFVKEPYKFPGISYDQKNRQLNNGEIDFDKELFMAVNSSKSPMVLLPKISGIDNNLPIYYYKVPSEKYFMMGDNRDHSNDSRFWGSVDYKYIEGKPWFVYLSWDDDYNFRWERMFKSVQTLQDNEYYTNLNDHILHTID, from the coding sequence ATGACTAAATTTCAAAAATTTATAAAATTTTATAATTCTTGGACTGGGACAATAATATTTGTATTATTGTTTATGGCTTTTATAGCACAAGCATTTACAATACCAAGCGGTTCTATGATGAGAACACTTTTAATAGGCGACCATTTATTTGTAAAAAAATTTTCATACGGAATTCCAATTCCACATATTCCTTTCTTAGAAATCCCACTTCTGCCTGATTTTAATAAAAATGGGCATTTAATAAGCTCTGATGGTCCAAAAAGAGGCGATATAGTAGTTTTTCGCTTTCCTTATAATAATAAAATTCATTTTGTAAAAAGATGCGTTGCATTAGGAGATGATGAAATCATATTTAACGATAAAACTCTTTATGTAAGAATGAAAGAAGGCGATGAATATATGAAAAACAATTATGCAAAAGAAGATTTAGTTATGTTAAATAATAGACTTTTTGTAAAAGAACCTTATAAATTTCCTGGTATAAGCTATGACCAAAAAAATAGACAACTAAATAATGGCGAAATTGATTTTGATAAAGAGCTTTTTATGGCTGTTAATAGCTCTAAATCTCCTATGGTTTTATTGCCTAAAATATCAGGGATAGATAATAATCTACCTATTTATTATTACAAAGTACCTAGTGAAAAATATTTTATGATGGGAGATAATAGAGACCATTCAAACGATAGTCGCTTTTGGGGTTCTGTTGATTATAAATATATTGAAGGTAAGCCTTGGTTTGTGTATCTTAGTTGGGATGATGATTATAATTTTCGTTGGGAAAGAATGTTTAAAAGTGTGCAAACTTTACAAGATAACGAATATTATACAAACTTAAATGACCATATTTTGCATACAATAGATTAA
- a CDS encoding bifunctional 5,10-methylenetetrahydrofolate dehydrogenase/5,10-methenyltetrahydrofolate cyclohydrolase, translating into MILDGKKLSKNILNNISLEIKTLKNKPCLAVILVGDDYASSVYVNKKIKTCNEVDIKSIDYKLDKNYKEEDLLKLIDELNSNDEVNGILVQLPLPAHIDTKKIIKKISAKKDVDGFSPTNLGLLLSNDTPYFYPATPLGIMMLLEHYNIEVKAKNICIINDSIIVGRPLAAMLLNKGASVSICHKLTKNLKDYTLNADIIISATGVLHLLDDSFFNENAIAIDVGICKKENNKLISGDINYEKVANKIKAISPVPGGVGPMTIAALMFNTLKSYKEKNND; encoded by the coding sequence TTGATATTAGATGGAAAAAAATTAAGCAAAAATATTTTAAATAATATATCACTAGAAATAAAAACTTTAAAAAACAAGCCTTGCTTGGCTGTAATTTTAGTAGGAGATGATTATGCAAGCAGTGTTTATGTTAATAAAAAAATAAAAACTTGCAATGAAGTGGATATAAAAAGTATTGATTATAAGCTAGATAAAAACTACAAAGAAGAGGATTTATTAAAACTAATTGATGAATTAAATTCTAACGATGAAGTTAATGGAATTTTAGTACAACTACCCTTACCAGCACATATTGATACAAAAAAAATTATTAAAAAAATCAGTGCTAAAAAAGATGTAGATGGCTTTAGTCCCACTAATCTTGGCTTGTTGCTTTCTAATGATACTCCTTATTTTTACCCTGCAACACCTTTAGGCATAATGATGCTACTTGAGCATTATAATATTGAAGTAAAAGCTAAAAATATTTGTATTATAAACGATAGTATTATAGTGGGTAGACCGCTAGCAGCAATGCTTTTAAATAAAGGTGCTAGTGTTAGCATTTGTCATAAATTAACAAAGAATTTAAAAGATTATACTTTAAATGCTGATATAATAATAAGCGCTACTGGGGTTTTACACTTGCTAGATGATAGTTTTTTTAATGAAAATGCTATTGCAATTGATGTTGGAATTTGCAAAAAAGAAAACAATAAATTAATTAGTGGTGATATAAATTATGAAAAAGTAGCTAATAAAATTAAAGCAATTAGCCCTGTTCCTGGCGGCGTAGGACCTATGACAATTGCTGCTTTGATGTTTAATACTTTAAAATCATATAAGGAAAAAAACAATGACTAA
- a CDS encoding c-type cytochrome, whose amino-acid sequence MKYILIFFCFYLFADTDFLSKEEYQLSLYKNPRGIGCDKCHGLDGSEQVFSSYIENKVKKEVVIPSIKDISYNRFYDTLTKKNKSKLMPNYYLTDNEIKNLYLYLQKRIKNDE is encoded by the coding sequence ATGAAATATATTTTAATATTTTTTTGCTTTTATTTATTTGCTGATACTGATTTTTTAAGCAAAGAAGAATATCAATTAAGTTTATATAAAAATCCAAGAGGTATTGGTTGTGATAAATGCCACGGTTTAGATGGAAGTGAGCAGGTTTTTTCAAGTTATATAGAAAATAAAGTAAAAAAAGAAGTTGTTATTCCAAGTATAAAAGATATTTCATATAATAGATTTTATGATACTCTTACAAAAAAAAATAAGAGCAAATTAATGCCAAATTATTATTTAACAGATAATGAGATAAAAAATTTATATTTATATTTACAAAAAAGGATAAAAAATGACGAATAA
- a CDS encoding DMT family transporter — protein MSVYNIAWFYVLIGGLVECVWVSGLKHSSELWHYALTVIGICISFTCMIKACKKIEVSIAYSVFVGIGTAGVVLAEIFIFNETFSFLKVFFVFLLLFAVIGLKLSTKEA, from the coding sequence ATGAGTGTATATAACATTGCTTGGTTTTATGTATTAATTGGTGGTTTAGTTGAATGCGTGTGGGTAAGTGGATTAAAACATTCAAGTGAATTATGGCATTATGCTTTGACAGTTATTGGAATTTGTATTTCTTTTACTTGTATGATAAAGGCTTGTAAAAAGATAGAAGTAAGCATTGCTTATAGTGTATTTGTTGGAATTGGCACAGCAGGAGTTGTTTTAGCAGAAATTTTTATTTTTAATGAAACTTTTTCTTTCTTAAAGGTATTTTTTGTATTTTTATTACTTTTTGCGGTAATTGGTTTAAAGCTTAGCACAAAGGAAGCTTAA